The genome window ACCGACTACGAGGCCGCGCAGGGCATGGTCCAGCAGGCGGTCGATACCTACGGCAAGCTTGACATTCTGGTGAATGTCGCCGGAATTCTCCGCGACCGCATGATCTTCAACATGAGCCCCGAGGAGTGGGACGCGGTCATCGCTGTCCACCTCAAGGGCACGTTCAACACATCGAAGTGGGCGTCGGTTCACTTCCGCGAGCGCCGCGAGAGCGGACGCATCATCAACATGTCATCGAACTCGGCGTTCGGCGCACCGGGGCAGCCGAACTACGCGGCGGCCAAGTCGGGCATCATCGGCCTGACGCTCGTCTGCGCAGCGTCGCTCAGCCGCTATGGCGTCACCGCCAACGCGATCCTGCCCAGCGGCTCGACCCGGATGATCGACTCGATCCCCCGCGCCGTCGAGGCCGTCGCCCACACCGGCAAGCTGCCGAGCGAGCTGGCGATCGGCACCGAGAAGGACCCGGACAACGTCGCACCACTCGTCGGCTTCCTGGCCAGCGATGCGGCGAGCCACGTCAACGGGCAGGTATTCGGCTCGTTCGGCTATAACGTCACGCTGATGTCGCAACCGAAGATCATCCGCACGATCCAGAACACACAGCGCTGGACAGTCGATGAGCTGGTCGATATCGTGCCGCGCGCCTTCGGACCGGAGTTCGTTGGTCAGGCAAACATGCCTGGCATTACGTCGAACATCAACGCACTGCCGGACGACCAGTGGGTCGAGATTGCGGCTGGTCTACGTGCCTGGACGACGACACTTGAGCCATATGGCGAACTTGTCTGGTAGGGCCGTCAGGCCAGCCTGACGCGCAGCGGGCGGAACCTGAGAGGAACATCGGTGAACGATCGAGTATTGATGCAGGACTTCTCCGACAAGATCGTTGAGATGGTCGAACGTATCCTCGCCTGCTGCGAGGGTCTCGATGAAGCCGGGATCAACTGGAAGCCGGACGCGCCGGACACGAACAGCATCTATGTGCTGGCGACGCACACGATGGGGAATGTGCGCCAGAATGTACTGGCTGTGCTCGGTGACCAGGAGGATCAGCGCGATCGTGACTCCGAGTTCGTCGCTGCCGGCGACAGTGCCGCAGAGCTTCAGGGCCAGTGGGCGGAGCTGAAGCCGCAGGTGCAGGAGACGCTGGCTCGGCTCGGCACGAAAGACCTGGAACGCGTCCACGCCCACCCGCGGCGCGGCACGATGACCGGTCAGCAGGTGCTGATGCTGGCGGCGACGCACGCTGGTGAGCACGCAGGACAGGCGGAACTGACGCGCGACCTGTATGTCGCTCAGCGATAGAGAACCTGACAATCTGGAATTGGGAAATCGACTGGTGCGCCGCTTGTGGCGTGCCAGTCGCGAGGGAAGGAGACCGGAGTGACCGTCAGCTTGAATGGCAAGACCGCCATTGTCGGCGTGGCCGAGTCCGATCAGCTCGGCAGGCTCCCCGACAAGCCGGCGATCATGCTGCACGCCGAAGCGGCGCGCAACGCGCTCGCCGATGCGGGACTGACCAAGGATGATGTCGACGGCCTGTTTACCGCCGGCATCTCGACATTGGAACTCGGCGAATATCTGGGCATCGAGCCGAAGGTGACCGACACGACGTCGGTCGGCGGCTCATCGTTCGTCATCCACATCGCCCACGCTGCGGCGGCGATCGCCACCGGCCGCTGCGAGGTCGCGCTCGTTACCCACGGCGAGAGTGGTCGCTCGCGCGTTGGCCAGTTGCCGTATCCATACTCGGCGCAGTCGCTCCGTGGCCAGTTCGAGGGGCCGTACGGGCTGCCCTCGCCGGTC of Thermomicrobiales bacterium contains these proteins:
- a CDS encoding SDR family oxidoreductase, with translation MGVLDGKVALVTGAGRGIGRGIAHLLASEGASVVVNDLGASLDGEGIDTGPAATVVKEITEAGGTAVANTDSVTDYEAAQGMVQQAVDTYGKLDILVNVAGILRDRMIFNMSPEEWDAVIAVHLKGTFNTSKWASVHFRERRESGRIINMSSNSAFGAPGQPNYAAAKSGIIGLTLVCAASLSRYGVTANAILPSGSTRMIDSIPRAVEAVAHTGKLPSELAIGTEKDPDNVAPLVGFLASDAASHVNGQVFGSFGYNVTLMSQPKIIRTIQNTQRWTVDELVDIVPRAFGPEFVGQANMPGITSNINALPDDQWVEIAAGLRAWTTTLEPYGELVW
- a CDS encoding DUF1572 domain-containing protein; the encoded protein is MNDRVLMQDFSDKIVEMVERILACCEGLDEAGINWKPDAPDTNSIYVLATHTMGNVRQNVLAVLGDQEDQRDRDSEFVAAGDSAAELQGQWAELKPQVQETLARLGTKDLERVHAHPRRGTMTGQQVLMLAATHAGEHAGQAELTRDLYVAQR